Proteins found in one Primulina eburnea isolate SZY01 chromosome 16, ASM2296580v1, whole genome shotgun sequence genomic segment:
- the LOC140816437 gene encoding uncharacterized protein, producing MKRNQESMFAEDQTARQEREENVEGSQSRVEETRPRPSEENPEMEEMWREIRTLRQQLGNRDAAPKKGSLFSLAILKEGLPPNFRQSNVGEYDGHTDPEEHLGRFENIALLHQYSDGVKCRVFLGTLVRSAQQWFNSLPPNSICSFEDFSAAFLHRFASSKRHQKNYLSLFVMKQQEGETLREFVQRFNNVALEIPAVTPDIMISAFTQGLRGGEFFKSLVKKPPSSYDDLLARAEKYINLEDAQRHKRMEQRPGRSGVEGAERGSRKRRAGEKEDDKIRDKRQFSSHVPLNRSRDEVMEVREPGERWEKSRRAKSSARLPSRDRRERSASGSRPRSRPSPRRGQGPPWIDQRVGEQRDEGRGQGVPQELVEPSRGMNEDNHPTRGMIHMISGGATDGDSG from the coding sequence ATGAAGAGGAATCAAGAGTCTATGTTTGCAGAAGATCAGACCGCTCGCCAGGAGCGAGAGGAGAATGTGGAGGGAAGTCAGAGTAGGGTGGAGGAGACGCGACCCCGCCCAAGTGAGGAGAATCCGGAGATGGAAGAGATGTGGAGGGAAATACGGACGCTGAGGCAGCAATTGGGAAACAGAGATGCAGCCCCCAAGAAAGGAAGTCTTTTTTCCCTCGCCATTTTGAAAGAGGGGCTTCCTCCAAATTTCCGACAGTCAAACGTTGGAGAATATGATGGACATACGGACCCCGAAGAACACTTGGGGAGGTTTGAGAACATAGCTCTGTTGCATCAGTATTCAGATGGAGTCAAGTGCAGAGTGTTTCTGGGCACTTTGGTGAGGTCAGCCCAGCAATGGTTTAATTCCTTGCCGCCCAACTCCATATGCTCTTTTGAGGATTTCTCAGCTGCTTTCTTGCACCGGTTCGCTAGTAGCAAAAGACACCAAAAAAACTACTTGAGTTTGTTTGTAATGAAACAGCAAGAGGGTGAAACTTTACGGGAGTTTGTCCAGCGCTTCAACAACGTAGCATTGGAAATACCAGCGGTCACTcctgacatcatgataagtgccttTACCCAGGGACTTAGAGGAGGGGAGTTTTTCAAGTCGCTGGTCAAGAAGCCTCCGTCGAGCTATGATGATCTGTTGGCTCGAGCTGAGAAATATATAAATCTTGAAGATGCCCAGCGGCATAAGAGAATGGAGCAGCGACCTGGGAGGAGTGGAGTTGAGGGAGCGGAAAGAGGAAGTAGGAAGAGACGCGCGGGCGAGAAAGAGGATGATAAGATTAGGGACAAAAGACAATTCTCATCACATGTTCCTCTGAATAGGAGTCGTGACGAGGTGATGGAGGTGAGGGAGCCCGGGGAAAGGTGGGAGAAGTCGCGAAGGGCTAAGAGCAGTGCTAGGTTGCCTTCGCGGGACAGACGAGAAAGATCTGCATCTGGGAGTCGACCGAGGTCTCGCCCGTCCCCTAGGCGTGGTCAAGGCCCTCCATGGATAGATCAGAGGGTCGGGGAGCAGAGAGATGAAGGTCGAGGTCAAGGTGTTCCTCAGGAACTCGTCGAACCGAGTAGAGGAATGAATGAGGATAACCACCCTacgagaggaatgattcatatgatctcggggggtgctactgatggaGACTCTGGGTAA